The Reinekea forsetii genome contains the following window.
TACCGCGCGTTGGCCGACCGGCCTGAGCGCGGGTCCGGAATTCACCATGCCCACGATGAAGTAAAATTTAGTCCGATGAAAAAGGCAATGCGCAAGCGCATTGCCTTTTTTTTGCCTATCGAACGGCTAAACCCCTAGCAATTAATTCCTCCCGAAGGCGCTCAATGCGCGCTCTGTTGACACCAAAGTCAAATAGGCCAAACAGGGATTGAGAGCGCACCGCCAAACTGTTCGAATCATCAGTGACCAAGAGCTCGACAAAATCCGGAAAGCGAAACAAGGCACTGTGCCAGGTCACCCTAAGGTAACCAAAGCGCGCTTGCGTTAAAGAAGCGCCGGGCTGAGCCAAAACAGTCTGTTGAATGGCTTGCCAACTTTCGCGGCGCAACGGTGCGACCAGTTTTACCGGGGCGACTTGATAGAGCGGGATAATAGACTCGCTTGATACACAGTTTAAAAAAGGTGGGCATCGATCCAATTGAAAATCGATCCCAGTCTGGGGAATGGACCGTGTTGACACACAGCCAACCAACATAACGCTAAGGGCGAGTAACAGATAACGCATCTTAATAAGGACCTCTGTAATGAGTTGGGCAGGCTAATGCTGAGCATACCTCAGAGCCATGATTATTTACGAGCAGGCATAAAAAAACCCGCAGCCGTTAGACTGCGGGTTTTTCGTTTTTAGGAGCTTGACGATGACCTACTCTCACAGGGGGCGGTGCGACGCCTCGCGTGATGCGGCAACCCGAGCCCACTAAAAAGTGGGTCTACCCATGTGAGAGTCCCACGCATAGCAAAAACCCCGACCGTTTCCGATCGGGGTTTTCTTTTTAGGAGCTTGACGATGACCTACTCTCACATGGGGAGACCCCACACTACCATCGGCGATACGTCGTTTCACTTCTGAGTTCGGTATGGGATCAGGTGGTTCCAACGCTCTATGTTCGTCAAGCAAACTGGTTGTCATAGCTCGCGTCTGTCATACGACAGCGCACGCTCTACGCAATTGGGTACTAAAAAAGCTCTCAACTTCCGGATACTGCTCAACTCATCTTGGTCGTTCTTTTCTTTCAGCGTATCTCTGAACTACCAACAGCTCAAACCACTTCGGCGTTATATGGCCAAGCCGCACGGGCAATTAGTACAGGTTAGCTCAACGCCTCACAACGCTTACACACCCTGCCTATCAACCAGTTAGTCTTACTGGGCCCTTCAGGAGGCTTAAAGCCTCGGGGAAAACTTATCTTGAAGGGGGCTTCCCGCTTAGATGCTTTCAGCGGTTATCCCGTCCGAACTTAGCTACCGGGCAATGCCATTGGCATGACAACCCGAACACCAGAGGTTCGTCCACTCCGGTCCTCTCGTACTAGGAGCAGCTCTTCTCAATTTTCCAACGTCCACGGCAGATAGGGACCGAACTGTCTCACGACGTTCTAAACCCAGCTCGCGTACCACTTTAAATGGCGAACAGCCATACCCTTGGGACCGGCTTCAGCCCCAGGATGTGATGAGCCGACATCGAGGTGCCAAACACCGCCGTCGATGTGAACTCTTGGGCGGTATCAGCCTGTTATCCCCGGAGTACCTTTTATCCGTTGAGCGATGGCCCTTCCATACAGAACCACCGGATCACTATGACCTACTTTCGTACCTGCTCGACCTGTCCGTCTCGCAGTCAAGCGCGCTTATGCCATTATACTAACCGCATGATTTCCGACCATGCTTAGCGCACCTTCGTACTCCTCCGTTACTCTTTAGGAGGAGACCGCCCCAGTCAAACTACCCACCACACACGGTCCGTAACCTCGTTTCGAGGCCGACGTTAGAACCTCAATGTTATCAGGGTGGTATTTCAAGGTTGGCTCCACTGCAACTAGCGTCACAGCTTCAAAGCCTCCCACCTATCCTACACAAATAACATCAAAGTCCAGTGTGAAGCTATAGTAAAGGTTCACGGGGTCTTTCCGTCTAGCCGCGGATACACGGCATCTTAACCGCGATTTCAATTTCACTGAGTCTCGGGTGGAGACAGCGCCCCCATCGTTACACCATTCGTGCAGGTCGGAACTTACCCGACAAGGAATTTCGCTACCTTAGGACCGTTATAGTTACGGCCGCCGTTTACCGGGGCTTCGATCAAGAGCTTCGCTTACGCTAACCCCATCAATTAACCTTCCGGCACCGGGCAGGTGTCACACCCTATACGTCCACTTTCGTGTTTGCAGAGTGCTGTGTTTTAAGTAAACAGTCGCAGGGGCCTGGTATCTTCGGCCCAAGTCAGCTCAGAGAGCAAGTCTCATCACCAGCCTGGGCGTGCCTTCTCCCGAAGTTACGGCACCATTTTGCCTAGTTCCTTCACCCGAGTTCTCTCAAGCGCCTTGGTATTCTCTACCTGATCACCTGTGTCGGTTTGGAGTACGGTTCCAATACAGCTGGAGCTTAGAGGCTTTTCCTGGAAGCATGGCATCAGTGACTTCGGATCCCGTGGGATCACCGTCATTACGCCTCAGCCTTAGTGAGTGTCCGGATTTTCCTAAACACTCAGCCTACACGCTTAAACCGGGACTACCAACGCCCGGATCACCTAGCCTTCTCCGTCCCCCCTTCGCACTGTATTGAAGTACAGGAATATTAACCTGTTTCCCATCGACTACGCTCTTCAGCCTCGCCTTAGGGGCCGACTCACCCTGCTCCGATTAACGTTGAACAGGAAACCTTGATCTTTCGGCGTGCGAGTTTTTCACTCGCATTATCGTTACTCATGTCAGCATTCGCACTTGTGATACCTCCAGCAAGCTTCTCAACTCACCTTCAACGGCTTACACAACGCTCCTCTACCACTCATGTATAAATACACAAGTCCGTAGCTTCGGTGTTTGGTTTGAGCCCCGTTATATCTTCCGCGCAGGCCGACTCGACTAGTGAGCTATTACGCTTTCTTTAAAGGGTGGCTGCTTCTAAGCCAACCTCCTAGCTGTCTGAGCCTTCCCACATCGTTTCCCACTTAACCAAAACTTTGGGACCTTAGCTGACGGTCTGGGTTGTTTCCCTTTTCACGACGGACGTTAGCACCCGCCGTGTGTCTCCCGGATAGTACTCACTGGTATTCGGAGTTTGCATGGGGTTGGTAAGTCGGGATGACCCCCTAGCCCAAACAGTGCTCTACCCCCAGTGGTATTCGTCCGAGGCACTACCTAAATAGTTTTCGAGGAGAACCAGCTATCTCCGAGTTTGATTGGCCTTTCACCCCCAGCCACAGGTCATCCGCTAACTTTTCAACGGTAGTCGGTTCGGTCCTCCAATTGATGTTACTCAATCTTCAACCTGCCCATGGCTAGATCACTCGGTTTCGGGTCTACACCTTGCAACTAGACGCCCAGTTAAGACTCGGTTTCCCTACGGCTCCCCTATTCGGTTAACCTTGCTACAAAATGTAAGTCGCTGACCCATTATACAAAAGGTACGCAGTCACCCCATCACAAAGCGGCCTCACTGCCTGCTTTGCCGGTTGCATTCGCGAAGCTGCGCTTCGCCAATGTTTCCTTTAGCCATCACACCAAAGGACTCCGCAAAGTCGCTTTGTGATGGGGCTCCCACTGCTTGTACGTATACGGTTTCAGGATCTATTTCACTCCCCTCACAGGGGTTCTTTTCGCCTTTCCCTCACGGTACTTGTTCACTATCGGTCAATCAGGAGTATTTAGCCTTGGAGGATGGTCCCCCCATATTCAGTCAGGATTTCTCGTGTCCCGACCTACTCGATTTCACTGTGATCAGTTTTCGTGTACGGGGCTATCACCCACTACGGCGGACCTTTCCAGGTCCTTCCACTAACATTCACACAGCTTAAGGGCTGTTCCCCGTTCGCTCGCCACTACTTAGGGAATCTCGGTTGATTTCTTTTCCTCCGGGTACTTAGATGTTTCAGTTCCCCGGGTTCGCCTCTTAGACCTATGTATTCAGTCTAAGATACCCAGCTTACACTGGGTGGGTTTCCCCATTCGGACATCGCGGGATCAAAGCTCGTTTATCAGCTCCCCCACGCTTTTCGCAGATTACCACGTCCTTCATCGCCTCTGATTGCCAAGGCATCCACCGTATACGCTTAGTCACTTGACCATATAACCCGAAGCAGTCTCAGCTCTCGCTGACCCTTACTTTGAATCGGTCTTGCAACTGTTGGTTATTTCAGTTTCTTACGCTTGAGTTGTCGTGTGCGCAACGACTCGACTAAGAGCATCACCACACAACAGTTTCTTTCTTTTGAGAACTCTTTTAGATTTTTAAAGAACAACTAAAGCCAACCAGATACACCCTAGGGCGATCGCGGTCAGCTTCAGAAAAGTAATTCGTTGTGGACACTTGCGGATCTCGTTTAAGGAGGTGATCCAACCCCAGGTTCCCCTAGGGTTACCTTGTTACGACTTCACCCCAGTCGTCAACCACACCGTGGTAAGCGCCCTTTCATCCGAAGATGAAGTTAAGCTACCCACTTCTGGTGCAATCAACTCCCATGGTGTGACGGGCGGTGTGTACAAGGCCCGGGAACGTATTCACCGTGACGTTCTGATTCACGATTACTAGCGATTCCGACTTCATGGAGTCGAGTTGCAGACTCCAATCCGGACTACGACCGGCTTTCTCGGATTAGCTTCACCTCGCGGCTTCGCAACCGTCTGTACCGGCCATTGTAGCACGTGTGTAGCCCTACTCGTAAGGGCCATGATGACTTGACGTCATCCCCGCCTTCCTCCGGTTTGTCACCGGCAGTCTCCTTAGAGTCCCCGACATTACTCGCTGGCAACTAAGGATAGGGGTTGCGCTCGTTACGGGACTTAACCCAACATTTCACAACACGAGCTGACGACAGCCATGCAGCACCTGTCACTGTGTTCCCGAAGGCACCAAACTATCTCTAGTAAGTTCACAGGATTTCAAGAGTAGGTAAGGTTCTTCGCGTTGCTTCGAATTAAACCACATGCTCCACCGCTTGTGCGGGCCCCCGTCAATTCATTTGAGTTTTAACCTTGCGGCCGTACTCCCCAGGCGGTCTATTTATCGCGTTAGCTTCGCCACCAAGTCCGTAACAGACCCAACGGCTAATAGACATCGTTTACGGCGTGGACTACCAGGGTATCTAATCCTGTTTGCTCCCCACGCTTTCGCACCTCAGCGTCAGTATCAGCCCAGCAAGTCGCCTTCGCCACTGGTGTTCCTTCCAATCTCTACGCATTTCACCGCTACACTGGAAATTCCACTTGCCTCTGCTGTACTCTAGTTGGCCAGTTTTGTATGCAGTTCCTAGGTTGAGCCCAGGGCTTTCACATCCAACTTAACCAACCGCCTACGCGCGCTTTACGCCCAGTAATTCCGATTAACGCTTGCACCCTCCGTATTACCGCGGCTGCTGGCACGGAGTTAGCCGGTGCTTCTTCTGCGAGTAACGTCAAGGCTAACGGGTATTAACCGATAGCTTTTCCTCCTCGCTGAAAGTGCTTTACAACCCGAAGGCCTTCTTCACACACGCGGTATGGCTGGATCAGGGTTGCCCCCATTGTCCAATATTCCCCACTGCTGCCTCCCGTAGGAGTCTGGGCCGTGTCTCAGTCCCAGTGTGGCTGATCATCCTCTCAGACCAGCTATGGATCGTCGCCTTGGTGAGCATTTACCTCACCAACTAGCTAATCCAACGCAGGCTCATCCAGTAGCGAGAGCCGAAGCCCCCTTTCCTCCGTAGAGATTATTCGGTATTAATCCGGATTTCTCCGGGCTATCCCCAACTACCGGGTAGATTCCTACGCGTTACTCACCCGTCCGCCGCTCGACGCCTTCTAGCAAGCTAGAGTCGTTTCCGCTCGACTTGCATGTGTTAAGCCTACCGCCAGCGTTCAATCTGAGCCATGATCAAACTCTTCAGTTTAAAAACTATATCTGCTTTATTCTAAGCAGAAAATCTGAGTTCAATCACAAGCTTATACTGCAATCTGTTCACTTATGACTTCAACCCGAAGGTATCATCCATAAGTTTCTATCTTGTAGTCACTTGCGATCGATATTCTTTCGACCCACAAGCGCCCACACGAATTACTTCTAACATGTTTAAAGATCGGAGCGAAGCGCTGTAGGCTTGCTCATTTGGTCGGCGTATCTTACTCGTTTCGCCGCACCTGTCAACCGTTTTCTTTTTTCTTTTTCGTTTAAAATCAGGCACTTACCTAACTAAAAACAAATCCGATCAACGCTTAACTGCCCTGCCGCCTCAGCAGCAGGGAGGCGTATATTACGGGTTTCTCAGGCCGCGTCAATGGCTTTGTGCGAATAAGTGCAAATTGATTGGTGTTAGCCAGTCAGGGCTTTCAATTAAAATTAGATGTCACTAATATTACGATACATTTAAGCTAGGAAAATATTATGACTTGGTTAGACGATTTAAAGTGGCTCCCCCTGACGCTGTGTGGCCTGCTGCTCGTTATTGCACCGATTAGCCCCACGCCGCACCTGCTCGAAAAGCTTGCCATGCTGTCGCAAGGTCTTTTGGTCAAACCCTTGGATGTGCTGGATCTGCTCATGCACTGTGCACCCTTACTCTTATTGGCCATAAAGGCTGTGCGCCATTATCGACTTAAGAACCCGCAAAGATAAGAACAGGCCCGCTTTAGTCTAGCGGCCTTAATAGAACGAGCCAGCCTTGCCTGCTGAGCACCATTGCACCACACTGGTCTTTTTTGTGAGTGTACGTGGGATGAATCTAACCGCTTGGTTAACCATCGTTGGAATTTGCGCCCTCGGCGCTATGTCGCCCGGTCCATCCTTGGCCATGGTGCTGAAACACACCCTTAACGGGGGTCGGCGTCAGGGCATGATCGCCGGAGCGGTTCACGGCCTGGGGGTTGGACTATACGCCTTTATTTGCCTGTCCGGACTCGCGGTGCTAATCCTGACCTCGACCGAGCTCTTCCGGGCATTGCAGATAGCGGGCGCGGCCTATTTGCTCTGGATGGGCATTCAGGGTTTGCGCAGTCGCACTAAGCCCGACCAACCCCTGGTCAGGATCGAGACTCATGCCGCAGTGCGCGATGGGCTCTTGATTGTCTTTTTAAACCCCAAAATAGCCGTCTTCTTTATTGCCCTGTTCAGCCAGGTGGTTGGCAGCGAAACCAGTTTTGCCGCGCGCGCGGGCTTTGCGAGCACCGCTATGGTGCTGGACGCGGGCTGGTATCTACTAGTGGCCTGGCTGTTTTCCAATCCGGTTTGGCTGGCGCATCTGCAACGCAAGGCTGTCTGGCTAGACCGGCTGTTTGGTGTGGTCTTGGTCGGTTTGGCCGGCAAGCTGGCGCTTGAGCTACTCTAACCCGACTGGGACCGCCGGCCTGCGCAGCTGGAGTCACTCAACCTGTTCGCTTATGCCCTCGGTAACCCGAGTGACCCGGTATCCAGCCTGTTTAAATTGCGCTAACAAACCCTCCTCACCGGCCATATGCAACGCGCCCACCGCGATACACTGGGGCGATGCAAGCATCTTGGCACGCTTAAATTGGTCCATCCAGTCGCGATTGCGCTCACTCAGCATCGCCGCCTCGACGGTCGGGTAGGATTTAAAGTCGGCTGCACGGTAGAGCGCCTCGACATCCCCCTCCTGCCAGTAACGCACCATATCTGCCACCAGCAGGTCGACTCGATCCAAGTCATTGGTCGAGAAGGTTATAAATTCATCTGGAATAGCTGCCGCCAACTCATTGAACAGGGTCATCTGCTGCATCACCGTTTCCAATGGTCGAATGGGTATGTCTTGTGCCTTGGCCTGCTCAGCCAAATACAGATCCAGGCCCTGGTCAGTGGCGAAGCTACGCTGCTCAAACAGGCTCAGGGTTAGGACGTTGACCACGGCCCAGGGCTTGAGGGCTTGGAGATTGACTAACGGCAGGCCGGCGCTGTCGGCCAACGCAGTTAGGTGACGGTACGCGTCAGCGCTGACCTGGCTCTTGAGCGTCTGACCCGCTGCCAGCTGCATGATGTTGCGAACCTGCTGCAATGTTGCCGGCTCACTCAGGGCAGCAGGATCGATCTCGAGCCATAGATTGGCACAGCGCCGGAACACCCGGTCGTAACTGTCCGGCAAGGGGTAGGCGTCCGGTTGCAATACATGGATGGTGCCGAACAGATACCATTCCTGCTCGCCTTGTACATGCCATATCGATGCGCCTATGACGCTGGCGGAATAACATAAACTCAGGGTGAGAAGTAATACACGCATGAAGGTACCTTTAAAGGACGATTCGCCCACTATTGGAGACGGGAGCCGTTCCGAGCTAGAAAACGAAGTTACATATTGTTGCGCCCTATTATGCCCACTGTCTTACCGGACCAACAACGTAACCGGGGCATCGGGTGCTATAACATCCAGCTGCGCGACCCATGCTAAAATCCATTTTTTCCCTTATACTGCGCCTTTTCCCCTTTTTGGTGGGCTCCATGGCACAAATCGGCAAGTACAACACCCTTGAAGTCACCTCTATTATGGACTTTGGGGTCTATCTCGATGGCGAGAACCTTGAGGCAATCCTGCTTCCGAAGACTCAGGTGCCACCCGATACCGAGCTGGGTGACTGGATCAATGTCTTT
Protein-coding sequences here:
- a CDS encoding LysE family translocator, encoding MSVRGMNLTAWLTIVGICALGAMSPGPSLAMVLKHTLNGGRRQGMIAGAVHGLGVGLYAFICLSGLAVLILTSTELFRALQIAGAAYLLWMGIQGLRSRTKPDQPLVRIETHAAVRDGLLIVFLNPKIAVFFIALFSQVVGSETSFAARAGFASTAMVLDAGWYLLVAWLFSNPVWLAHLQRKAVWLDRLFGVVLVGLAGKLALELL
- a CDS encoding TraB/GumN family protein; this encodes MRVLLLTLSLCYSASVIGASIWHVQGEQEWYLFGTIHVLQPDAYPLPDSYDRVFRRCANLWLEIDPAALSEPATLQQVRNIMQLAAGQTLKSQVSADAYRHLTALADSAGLPLVNLQALKPWAVVNVLTLSLFEQRSFATDQGLDLYLAEQAKAQDIPIRPLETVMQQMTLFNELAAAIPDEFITFSTNDLDRVDLLVADMVRYWQEGDVEALYRAADFKSYPTVEAAMLSERNRDWMDQFKRAKMLASPQCIAVGALHMAGEEGLLAQFKQAGYRVTRVTEGISEQVE
- a CDS encoding DUF1499 domain-containing protein, translated to MRYLLLALSVMLVGCVSTRSIPQTGIDFQLDRCPPFLNCVSSESIIPLYQVAPVKLVAPLRRESWQAIQQTVLAQPGASLTQARFGYLRVTWHSALFRFPDFVELLVTDDSNSLAVRSQSLFGLFDFGVNRARIERLREELIARGLAVR